A DNA window from Aspergillus nidulans FGSC A4 chromosome I contains the following coding sequences:
- the stuA gene encoding regulator stuA (transcript_id=CADANIAT00007206) produces MASMNQPQPYMDVHSHLSSGQTYASHPATAGALTHYQYPQQPPVLQPTSTYGPASSYSQYPYPNSVASSQSVPPPTTSISSQVPAQLLPLPVTNHPVPTHGYGNNSGTPMQGYVYDPTGQMAPPGAKPRVTATLWEDEGSLCYQVEAKGVCVARREDNGMINGTKLLNVAGMTRGRRDGILKSEKVRNVVKIGPMHLKGVWIPFDRALEFANKEKITDLLYPLFVQHISNLLYHPANQNQRNMTVPDSRRLEGPQPVVRTPQAQQPPSLHHHSLQTPVPSHMSQPGGRPSLDRAHTFPTPPASASSLIGITSQNNSYDWNPGMNSSVPNTQPLSIDTSLSNARSMPTTPATTPPGNNLQGMQSYQPQSGYDSKPYYSAAPSTHPQYAPQQPLPQQSMAQYGHSMPTSSYRDMAPPSSQRGSVTEIESDVKTERYGQGTVAKTEPEQEQEYAQPDSGYNTGRGSYYTTNPSVGGLAHDHSQLTPDMTGSPQQNGSGRMTPRTSNTAPQWAPGYTTPPRPAAASSLYNIVSDTRGTSGANGSTSDNYSVASNSGYSTGMNGSMGSNKRMRDDDDDRIVPPDSRGEFDTKRRKTLTETPVGGPVGGVPLGLQPMKAGGSLISARR; encoded by the exons ATGGCCAGCATGAATCAACCTCAACCGTACATGGATGTGCATTCGCATCTGTCGTCGGGACAGACATATGCGTCCCACCCTGCAACTGCTGGAGCATTGACCCATTACCAGTACCCGCAACAACCCCCTGTGTTACAACCGACGTCCACATACGGGCCGGCCAGCTCTTACTCCCAGTATCCTTATCCCAACAGTGTAGCATCATCTCAGTCTGTcccgccgccgacgacgtCGATTAGCAGTCAAGTCCCTGCTCAACTACTGCCCTTACCTG TCACCAACCACCCTGTTCCCACCCACGGATATGGAAACAACAGCGGAACACCAATGCAAGGGTATGTATACGATCCCACTGGGCAGATGGCGCCTCCCGGCGCTAAGCCTAGGGTTACCGCGACCCTGTGGGAAGACGAAGGCAGTCTCTGCTACCAAGTGGAAGCCAAGGGTGTCTGCGTTgctcgaagagaag ATAATGGCATGATCAACGGCACCAAGCTGCTAAACGTTGCGGGCATGACACGAGGCCGAAGAGACGGTATCCTCAAGAGTGAAAAGGTCCGAAATGTGGTAAAGATTGGCCCGATGCATCTGAAGGGCGTTTG GATTCCCTTTGACCGCGCGCTGGAATTCGCCAACAAGGAAAAGATCACAGATCTGTTATACCCTTTGTTCGTTCAACACATCAGCAACCTGCTGTACCACCCGGCGAACCAGAATCAGAGGAACATGACAGTGCCAGATTCCAGACGTCTTGAAGGCCCCCAACCTGTTGTTCGCACCCCTCAAGCACAGCAACCACCCAGCCTACACCACCATTCTCTTCAGACACCCGTTCCTTCTCATATGTCTCAACCCGGCGGTCGGCCTAGCCTTGACCGCGCACATACGTTTCCTACGCCACCTGCCAGTGCCTCGAGCCTGATAGGAATCACCAGCCAGAATAACTCATACGATTGGAATCCAGGGATGAACTCGAGCGTTCCCAACACCCAGCCTCTGTCGATCGACACGAGTTTGAGTAATGCACGATCAATGCCCACAACCCCTGCTACGACGCCACCTGGGAACAACCTGCAAGGCATGCAGTCCTACCAACCCCAGTCCGGCTACGATTCGAAACCATACTACTCGGCCGCCCCGTCCACGCACCCCCAGTACGCCCCACAACAACCACTGCCCCAACAGTCCATGGCGCAGTATGGCCACTCTATGCCAACGAGCTCGTATCGTGACATGGCGCCGCCCTCGTCGCAGCGTGGATCTGTCACCGAGATCGAATCTGATGTCAAGACGGAGCGCTACGGCCAAGGCACCGTTGCAAAGACCGAACcagagcaagagcaggagTATGCTCAGCCTGACAGTGGATACAACACTGGTCGGGGCTCGTACTACACCACCAACCCCTCGGTCGGCGGTCTCGCCCACGACCATTCCCAGCTCACGCCAGACATGACGGGATCTCCCCAGCAGAATGGTTCTGGACGCATGACCCCTCGCACGAGTAATACTGCTCCTCAGTGGGCTCCGGGATACACCACCCCTCCTCGCCCCGCCGCTGCCAGTAGTCTGTACAACATTGTCAGTGACACGCGAGGAACGTCAGGCGCGAATGGAAGCACCTCTGACAACTATTCCGTCGCGTCTAACTCTGGCTACTCGACTGGAATGAACGGCTCCATGGGGTCCAACAAGCGGATgcgtgatgatgatgacgaccGCATTGTCCCACCGGACAGCCGTGGTGAATTCGATACCAAGCGCCGGAAGACCTTGACAGAGACCCCGGTTGGGGGTCCAGTAGGTGGTGTTCCTCTTGGGCTGCAGCCAATGAAGGCGGGTGGCAGTCTGATAAGTGCTCGTCGTTAA
- a CDS encoding uncharacterized protein (transcript_id=CADANIAT00007207), producing the protein MGGEGKRKNSDGEIAKRTNNNFDCYRTMDASELKRAKALLAGLAPIQLSRATPLP; encoded by the exons ATGGGAGGggagggaaaaagaaaaaacagTGACGGTGAAATCGCAAAAAG GACAAATAATAATTTTGACTGCTATCGAACCATGGATGCCTCTGAGCTAAAGAGAGCTAAAGCACTGCTGGCAGGTTTGGCCCCGATCCAGCT ATCCAGGGCGACTCCACTGCCCTGA
- a CDS encoding putative Patatin-like serine hydrolase (transcript_id=CADANIAT00007208) produces MDQVRRKDTTKGPPLRILSLDGGGVRGYSMLILLQELMHRIYVEIEGKPPRRDQIPKPCDYFDLIAGTGTGGLIALMLGRLRLDLETCKDVYVRMTRRVFETDKTFAGIPFRSTLFKASKLEEAIRECVREHTIYETEGNDSTSPTSPTYAPFSPNFSTTSIPQRSGSRASQSTTHSSINNRSSAFINGLRWGNPDALLYDNRENRTKTAVTAVYRGTPKNGNSVLLRSYDSRKEPAPEQHCTIWQAGRATSATGLAFKPIQIGQHYFIDEGAGTYNPAPEVLDEAAVNEWPGREIGVFISVGTGKRPPDTNNRQHEWWEDFFGDALGTFAEARRRLIAKIEGCEDIHHAMLREHLPKRGVNKDNYYRLNVEVGVGEFGMNEWHRLADISTNTRRYLSRPDVKKMIHDASVKFAKIERMHRRLEAHTAAGHDPVNSSLTEDDHSSLAPSPRLSVTSPTSQTGPPPPPANTFELPAELPGDFTPYQPNDDKLPMHPTPQDAIRPPPGRTSGSDLHLSSNEPSRPSSQAYSPPRLSFEHTGPPPVPPKTPIPYPDTAELGGNPMPMPNQSLGLHPAHATTAPVSAAGRPAPPYPVDEPPPVVNKLRKPSYQVRDYSV; encoded by the exons ATGGACCAAGTTCGCCGCAAAGATACCACCAAGGGCCCTCCCCTTCGGATTCTGTCCCTCG ACGGCGGTGGTGTGCGGGGATACTCGATGCTCATCTTGCTCCAGGAACTGATGCACCGTATCTATGTGGAAATAGAAGGCAAACCACCGCGACGCGACCAGATCCCCAAACCATGCGACTACTTCGACCTCATCGCCGGCACAGGAACCGGAGGACTCATTGCTCTGATGCTGGGGCGCTTACGCCTGGACCTCGAGACCTGCAAGGATGTGTATGTGCGCATGACGCGCCGTGTATTTGAGACAGACAAGACGTTTGCTGGTATCCCTTTTCGGTCGACGCTTTTCAAGGCGTCGAAACTCGAAGAGGCGATCCGGGAGTGCGTGCGGGAACATACAATCTACGAGACCGAGGGGAACGACAGCACGTCACCAACATCCCCTACTTATGCGCCCTTCAGTCCGAATTTCTCGACGACGTCAATCCCGCAGCGGTCCGGGAGTCGGGCGAGCCAGAGCACAACGCATTCAAGCATTAACAACCGAAGTTCTGCGTTCATCAACGGGTTGAGGTGGGGGAATCCAGATGCGCTGCTGTATGATAACCGGGAGAACCGCACGAAGACGGCTGTGACGGCGGTGTATCGGGGCACGCCTAAGAACGGCAACTCGGTGTTGCTACGGTCCTATGACTCTCGCAAGGAGCCGGCGCCCGAACAGCATTGTACTATCTGGCAGGCCGGTCGCGCGACGTCTGCGACCGGGCTCGCATTCAAGCCTATTCAGATCGGTCAGCATTATTTTATCGATGAAGGAGCGGGCACGTACAATCCGGCACCGGAGGTCTTGGACGAAGCAGCAGTCAACGAGTGGCCGGGACGAGAGATTGGAGTGTTCATCAGTGTCGGTACAGGCAAGCGTCCTCCAGACACGAATAATCGCCAGCACGAGTGGTGGGAGGACTTCTTTGGCGACGCTCTGGGCACATTCGCCGAGGCGCGCCGTCGGCTGATAGCCAAGATCGAAGGCTGCGAGGACATTCACCACGCCATGCTCCGGGAGCACCTCCCCAAGCGCGGTGTCAACAAAGACAACTATTACCGACTGAACGTCGAAGTCGGTGTCGGCGAGTTTGGAATGAACGAATGGCACCGCCTCGCAGACATCAGTACCAACACGCGCCGGTATCTCTCCCGACCAGatgtgaagaagatgatccaCGACGCGAGCGTCAAGTTCGCCAAAATCGAGCGCATGCATCGCCGTCTCGAAGCTCACACAGCAGCTGGCCACGATCCGGTCAACAGCTCTTTGACGGAAGACGACCACTCCTCACTCGCACCCAGCCCTCGCCTCTCCGTCACATCGCCAACTTCACAAACAggccctcctccccctcccgCAAACACCTTCGAACTCCCTGCTGAACTTCCCGGAGACTTTACTCCGTACCAGCCGAACGACGACAAACTTCCTATGCACCCCACACCCCAAGACGCCATTCGCCCACCCCCAGGCCGCACCTCAGGCAGCGATCTCCATCTCAGCTCCAACGAACCGAGCCGTCCTTCATCACAAGCGTACTCACCACCTCGTCTCAGTTTCGAACACACGGGCCCGCCGCCTGTTCCGCCAAAGACACCAATCCCGTACCCCGATACGGCTGAGTTGGGAGGGAATCCAATGCCAATGCCGAACCAGAGTCTGGGGCTGCATCCAGCGCATGCGACAACTGCGCCTGTGAGTGCGGCGGGGCGACCGGCACCGCCGTACCCGGTTGACGAACCGCCGCCGGTGGTAAACAAGTTACGGAAACCGAGTTACCAAGTGCGCGATTATTCTGTTTAG
- a CDS encoding MOSC domain protein (transcript_id=CADANIAT00007209), translated as MKVSQIYVYPIKSLRGVPLSSAQVTRTGFEYDRRFMLLKVIPSESEDAKGEKTLKNMHIPHFPEMSLFQTELLEPGSGDNARIRVTYHPSDSESAGQVNGTGYGKEEEALHIPLNPDTRGLEQLAVVMHRSPTKGYNMGPKYNEWFSERFGYDVVLAYLGDGNGRAVLGTFAPGKHVAHKDQRQGMNLGYVAALLAVIGVLYIALTVLTPSPPGFAFVAAGFLGRRDRVGVMVAVAALLPAFLVLKRQSTKDERITFADTAPYMVVSETSVANVTDRLEGEEMDMRKFRANIVVSGAKTAFEEDFWAELVIGDAQVRLLLTANCVRCRSLDVDYETGKMGTGESGKVLKKLMADRRVDTGAKYSPVFGRYAFLEGQSDLKMVRVGDEVIVARNMKERAIYGKQPKLISRIWLQDLGSNG; from the exons ATGAAGGTTAGCCAG ATATATGTCTACCCTATAAAATCTCTGCGTGGAGTCCCTCTTTCATCAGCGCAGGTAACCCGGACCGGCTTCGAATATGACCGCCGCTTCATGCTCCTCAAAGTCATCCCGTCGGAATCCGAAGATGCGAAGGGCGAAAAAACGCTAAAGAATATGCACATCCCGCATTTCCCGGAGATGTCGCTATTCCAGACGGAGTTGCTCGAGCCAGGGAGCGGTGACAATGCGAGAATAAGGGTTACGTATCATCCTTCGGACTCTGAATCGGCAGGGCAGGTGAATGGAACTGGCTatggaaaagaggaagaggcgcTGCATATCCCCCTCAATCCCGACACGAGGGGTCTCGAGCAACTGGCGGTCGTGATGCACCGCTCTCCAACGAAAGGGTATAATATGGGTCCCAAGTATAATGAGTGGTTTAGCGAGCGTTTCGGCTACGATGTCGTGCTTGCATATTTAGGCGATGGCAACGGGAGGGCTGTGCTGGGGACCTTTGCCCCGGGGAAGCACGTCGCGCACAAGGATCAGAGGCAGGGTATGAATTTAGGTTACGTTGCGGCGCTGCTTGCCGTTATTGGGGTCCTCTACATTGCACTTACGGTTTTGACGCCGTCTCCCCCTGGATTTGCTTTTGTAGCTGCTGGTTTTCTTGGGCGGCGGGATAGAGTCGGCGTGATGGTCGCTGTGGCCGCACTTTTGCCAGCCTTTTTGGTCTTGAAAAGACAGTCTACGAAAGACGAACGCATCACGTTCGCAGATACAGCGCCATACATGGTTGTTTCCGAGACATCGGTGGCGAACGTCACTGACCGATTGGAaggcgaagagatggacaTGAGGAAGTTCCGTGCAAACATTGTGGTGTCCGGAGCAAAAACGGCATTTGAAGAGGATTTTTGGGCGGAACTGGTGATCGGCGATGCTCAAGTGCGCCTGCTGCTGACGGCGAACTGTGTACGGTGTCGTAGTCTGGATGTGGACTATGAGACGGGCAAGATGGGGACCGGCGAGTCCGGGAAAGTGCTGAAGAAACTTATGGCGGATCGCAGAGTGGATACTGGCGCCAAGTACAGCCCTGTCTTTGGGCGGTACGCGTTCCTGGAGGGGCAGTCAGACTTGAAGATGGTCCGTGTAGGTGATGAGGTTATAGTGGCAAGAAACATGAAAGAGCGGGCTATTTATGGTAAGCAACCCAAACTCATCAgcagaatctggctgcaggACCTGGGGTCTAATGGTTGA
- a CDS encoding serine hydroxymethyltransferase (transcript_id=CADANIAT00007210) — protein MRKKFDHENHSPPFVCAAGSFFLRAPTRSGMLVLIRISVQLPAGNQRHLVRLRHTAETPPPTYTSSFLFSPHQFFRRYPQKSSITMLGRCGRQASRLLPRPVTARPPSLQWQRMVSSSRDGQQSLLTAPLEQADPSVYNILQKEKKRQQHFINLIPSENFTSQAVLDALGSVMQNKYSEGYPGARYYGGNEHIDEAERLCQQRALETFRLSPEEWGVNVQPLSGSPANLYAISALLNTHDRLMGLDLPHGGHLSHGYQTPTKKISFISKYFETLPYRLDESTGLIDYESLEKQALLYRPKLIIAGTSAYSRLIDYPRMRQIADNAGAYLMSDMAHISGLVAAGVIPSPFAHSDVVTTTTHKSLRGPRGAMIFYRKGIRRTDKKGNQEMYDLEGPINASVFPGHQGGPHNHTITALAVALQQAQSTEFKTYQETVLANAKSLAERLGGSTSSGGLGYNIVSGGTDNHLVLVDLKNRGVDGARVERVLELCGVASNKNTVPGDRSALKPGGLRLGTPAMTTRGFQPEDFRRVADIVDRAVTITQKLDKSAKESAASKGVKNPNTVKAFLEYVGNGEEISEIVQLRQEVEDWAGTFNLPWAKE, from the exons ATGAGGAAAAAATTCGACCATGAGAATCACTCGCCGCCTTTTGTGTGTGCGGCCGGATCATTCTTTCTCCGCGCACCGACCAGGTCGGGGATGCTAGTCCTGATCCGTATTAGCGTGCAACTTCCCGCGGGCAACCAACGTCACCTTGTCCGGCTCCGACATACGGCGgagactcctcctcctaCTTATACttcgtcttttcttttttccccTCATCAATTCTTCAGGAGATACCCTCAGAAGTCAAGTATCACCATGTTAGGCCGCTGTGGTCGCCAGGCTTCGCGCCTCCTCCCGCGTCCTGTCACCGCCCGCCCGCCTTCATTGCAATGGCAGCGTATGGTGTCATCGTCCAGAGACGGCCAGCAATCG TTGCTCACTGCGCCCCTTGAACAAGCTGACCCATCAGTGTACAACATTCTCCAGAAA GAGAAAAAACGCCAGCAGCATTTCATCAACCTCATTCCTTCAGAGAACTTCACATCCCAAGCGGTTCTGGATGCCCTGGGCAGTGTCATGCAAA ATAAATACTCCGAGGGCTATCCCGGAGCCAGATACTACGGAGGCAACGAGCACATAGATGAGGCCGAGCGCCTCTGTCAGCAGCGCGCCCTAGAGACGTTCCGACTTAGTCCAGAGGAATGGGGTGTCAACGTTCAGC CGCTCTCCGGGTCCCCCGCGAATCTCTACGCCATCTCCGCTCTCCTCAACACACACGACCGTCTGATGGGCTTGGATCTGCCGCATGGCGGCCACCTTTCTCATGGATACCAGACcccgacgaagaagatctcTTTTATTTCCAAATACTTCGAGACCCTCCCCTACCGCCTGGATGAGTCTACGGGTCTCATCGATTATGAGAgcctggagaagcaggcCCTCCTTTACCGTcccaagctcatcatcgccggTACATCGGCCTACAGCCGTCTTATAGATTACCCTCGCATGCGCCAGATCGCCGACAACGCGGGCGCTTACCTCATGAGTGACATGGCGCACATCTCTGGCCTGGTCGCGGCCGGCGTCATCCCCTCTCCCTTCGCACACTCCGATGTTGTGACAACGACAACGCACAAGTCACTCCGTGGCCCCCGAGGAGCCATGATCTTCTACCGTAAGGGCATCCGCAGGACGGACAAGAAAGGCAACCAGGAGATGTACGATCTGGAAGGTCCCATCAATGCGTCCGTCTTCCCCGGCCACCAAGGCGGCCCTCATAACCACACAATCACCGCGCTGGCTGTGGCACTCCAGCAGGCGCAGTCGACTGAATTCAAGACCTACCAGGAGACCGTTCTGGCCAACGCCAAGTCTCTAGCCGAACGCCTCGGTGGTTCGACCAGCAGTGGTGGCCTGGGCTACAACATCGTTTCCGGCGGCACGGACAACCACCTCGTCTTGGTTGATCTCAAGAACCGTGGTGTTGATGGAGCGCGCGTTGAGCGCGTGCTAGAGCTCTGTGGCGTGGCCAGCAATAAGAACACTGTCCCCGGAGACCGGTCGGCGCTGAAACCCGGTGGTCTGCGTCTCGGTACGCCGGCGATGACCACTCGCGGTTTCCAACCGGAGGACTTCCGCCGGGTCGCTGATATCGTCGACCGCGCGGTCACCATTACGCAGAAGCTAGACAAATCGGCAAAGGAGAGCGCAGCTTCCAAGGGTGTCAAGAACCCTAACACGGTCAAGGCGTTTTTGGAGTATGTAGGCAACGGTGAGGAAATCTCGGAGATTGTGCAGCTGCGacaggaggtggaggattGGGCCGGTACCTTTAATCTTCCGTGGGCGAAGGAGTAG
- a CDS encoding putative GPI anchored protein (transcript_id=CADANIAT00007212), whose translation MKFSFAAATALLAGAAVAAVHPGADESAQQYTTVEVTEYTTYCPKSTTLVAGSETIPVETPGVVTLSNGPYTVTRPLLTTTVTRCKACSSSTPTTAPSSSVPVIPAPVVPTSSVPVIPSAPTSVDATGVPSSTTPAAPAFTGGASRAAVGAGAIAGLFGAVAALL comes from the exons ATGAAGTTCTCCTTCGCTGCTGCTACCGCCCTCCTGGCCGGCGCTGCCGTTGCCGCTGTCCACCCTGGCGCTGATGAGAGTGCCCAACAGTACACCACTGTCGAGGTCACTGAGTACACCACCTACTGCCCCAAGTCCACCACCTTGGTTGCCGGCAGCGAGACCATCCCCGTTGAGACT CCCGGCGTCGTCACCCTCTCCAACGGCCCCTACACCGTGACCCGTCCTCTGCTCACCACTACGGTCACCCGCTGCAAGGCTTG ctccagctccaccccGACTACTGCTCCTTCCAGCTCCGTGCCTGTCATCCCCGCGCCCGTCGTCCCCACCAGCAGCGTCCCTGTCATCCCTTCTGCTCCTACCAGCGTTGATGCCACCGGTGTTCCTTCCAGCACCACCCCTGCTGCCCCCGCCTTCACTGGCGGCGCTAGCcgtgctgctgttggtgcCGGTGCCATCGCCGGTCTCTTCGGTGCTGTCGCTGCCCTTCTCTAA
- a CDS encoding acetate--CoA ligase pcsA (transcript_id=CADANIAT00007213) — MTHPQQAVHAASLQNPEAFWSHHAQQLHWHKKPSRAIGRSTKTLASGASHESWSWFPDGEISTTYNCVDRHVLNGNGDNVAIIWDSAVTGKKEKYTYRQLLDEVEVLAGVLREEGVKKGDVVIIYMPMIPAALIGALAVARLGAIHAAVFGGFAAKSLAQRIEAARPRAILTASCGIEGAKGPIAYRPLVEGAIEASSFKPEKVLIWQRDQLRWNNPDKLGGQRNWNRLVKSARMRGIRAEPVPVRSTDGLYIIYTSGTTGLPKGVVREAGGHAVGLSLSIKYLFDIHGPGDTMFCASDIGWVVGHSYILYAPLLVGATTVLFEGKPVGTPDAGTFWRVVAEHKANVLFTAPTALRAIRKEDPDNKHFEKVAGDNNLRHLRALFLAGERSEPSIVRAYQDLLTKHAARGALVVDNWWSSESGSPISGLALRSAVGRVPPRSDEYDVAPLAIRPGSAGLPMPGFDVRVVDDEGNEVAQGTMGNIVMATPLAPTAFTRLFNDDERFYKGYLKRFGGRWLDTGDAGMIDQDGYIHVMSRSDDIINVAAHRFSTGQGSIEQAILSHPAIGEASVVGIPDALKGHLPFAFITLKQSGGNSPARPSAELFNSVNRLVREQIGAIASLGGMIQGQGMIPKTRSGKTLRRVLRELVENGARGEFEKEVAVPPTVEDRGVVEVAREKVREYFESQSGSPKAKL, encoded by the exons ATGACACACCCGCAACAAGCCGTTCACGCGGCCTCACTCCAAAACCCCGAGGCATTCTGGTCTCACCATGCCCAGCAGCTCCATTGGCACAAGAAACCTTCACGTGCAATCGGTCGGTCGACTAAGACTCTTGCTAGTGGTGCCAGCCATGAGTCCTGGTCTTGGTTTCCTGACGGTGAGATCTCGACAACGTACAACTGTGTTGACCGTCACGTGCTCAATGGGAATGGGGACAACGTCGCTATTATCTGGGACTCGGCGGTgacggggaagaaggagaaatatACATATCGACAATTgctggatgaggttgaggttctGGCTGGAGTTCTGAGGGAGGAGGGTGTAAAGAAAGGGGATGTCGTCATCATCTATA TGCCTATGATACCGGCGGCGCTGATCGGTGCGCTGGCTGTCGCTCGGCTGGGTGCAATCCACGCGGCTGTCTTCGGTGGATTCGCGGCCAAATCGCTGGCGCAGCGCATTGAGGCGGCACGGCCGCGGGCAATTCTGACAGCCTCGTGCGGGATCGAAGGGGCGAAGGGCCCCATTGCGTATCGACCGTTGGTGGAGGGAGCCATCGAagccagcagcttcaaaCCGGAGAAGGTACTTATCTGGCAACGAGACCAGCTGCGATGGAATAATCCGGATAAACTGGGCGGGCAGCGAAACTGGAACAGGCTCGTAAAGAGCGCGCGGATGCGGGGTATTCGTGCTGAGCCAGTACCAGTCAGAAGCACTGACGGTTTGTATATCATCTATACCAGTG GCACCACCGGACTACCAAAAGGAGTCGTCCGAGAGGCGGGCGGACATGCAGTTGGGCTTAGTTTATCCATCAAGTATCTGTTCGATATTCATGGGCCCGGTGACACCATGTTTTGCGCCTCAGACATCGGCTGGGTTGTAGGGCACTCGTACATCTTATACGCCCCGCTGTTGGTGGGAGCAACGACCGTTTTATTCGAAGGCAAACCAGTCGGCACTCCAGACGCGGGCACATTCTGGCGAGTCGTCGCCGAGCATAAGGCGAATGTCCTGTTCACCGCGCCCACGGCGCTTCGCGCCATCCGCAAAGAAGACCCAGACAACAAACACTTTGAGAAAGTCGCTGGGGACAATAACCTCCGGCACTTGCGagccctcttcctcgcagGAGAACGCAGCGAGCCCAGCATTGTGCGCGCGTACCAAGACCTTCTAACCAAGCATGCCGCTCGGGGGGCCCTAGTCGTAGACAATTGGTGGTCGTCCGAGTCTGGGTCTCCAATCTCGGGATTGGCGTTGCGGAGCGCCGTGGGACGAGTACCGCCACGATCAGACGAGTACGATGTTGCGCCTCTGGCGATCCGACCAGGGTCGGCTGGTTTACCGATGCCGGGCTTCGATGTGCGGGTTGTAGATGACGAGGGCAATGAAGTCGCGCAGGGAACGATGGGGAACATCGTCATGGCGACGCCGCTGGCGCCCACGGCGTTCACGCGCCTCTTCAACGACGACGAGAGATTCTATAAGGGCTACCTCAAACGGTTTGGCGGACGTTGGTTAGATACCGGGGATGCAGGCATGATCGATCAAGATGGGTACATCCATGTAATGTCGCGGTCTGACGATATCATCAATGTCGCGGCGCATAGATTCAGCACAG GTCAAGGCTCGATCGAACAAGCAATCCTCTCGCACCCGGCAATCGGCGAAGCCAGCGTTGTCGGCATCCCTGACGCACTCAAAGGCCATCTCCCTTTCGCATTCATAACGTTAAAGCAAAGTGGGGGTAACAGCCCTGCGCGCCCGAGTGCTGAACTCTTCAACTCAGTCAACCGTCTTGTGCGCGAGCAGATCGGCGCCATTGCGTCGCTGGGCGGGATGATCCAGGGTCAGGGAATGATTccgaagacgaggagcggGAAAACGCTCAGGCGGGTGTTGCGGGAGCTGGTGGAGAATGGAGCGCGAGGGGAGTTCGAGAAAGAGGTTGCGGTGCCGCCGACGGTGGAGGATCGGGGGGTTGTGGAGGTTGCGAGAGAGAAGGTTAGGGAGTATTTTGAATCCCAGAGTGGAAGCCCCAAGGCGAAGCTCTAA
- the rasB gene encoding Ras small monomeric GTPase RasB (transcript_id=CADANIAT00007214) — protein sequence MAGKMTLYKLVVLGDGGVGKTALTIQLCLNHFVETYDPTIEDSYRKQVVIDQQSCMLEVLDTAGQEEYTALRDQWIRDGEGFVLVYSITSRASFSRITKFYNQIKMVKESANSSSPSGASYLGSPMSSPSGPPLPVPVMLVGNKSDKAVERAVSAQEGQALAKDLGCEFVEASAKNCINRMQQQRPQDTRRTTGLGQMRDSGPEYPRTFRPDRPRHRGGIKCQIL from the exons ATGGCCGGAAAAATGACTCTCTATAAATTGGTGGTGCTGGGAGATGGTGGTGTCGGGAAGACTGCTCTCACAATTCAG TTGTGTCTAAACCATTTCGTCGAAACATACGATCCGACCATTGAAGATTCGTATCGCAAGCAAGTCGTCATTGATCAGCAGTCATGCATGTTGGAGGTCCTCGATACTGCCGGCCAGGAGGAGTACACCGCACTACGCGACCAATGGATCCGGGACGGCGAGGGGTTCGTCCTCGTCTACAGCATTACGTCGCGTGCTTCCTTCTCCAGAATAACGAAGTTCTACAACCAAATCAAGATGGTCAAGGAGTCTGCGAATTCCAGCTCGCCGTCTGGCGCCAGCTATCTAGGCTCCCCGATGAGCTCGCCCTCAGGGCCACCACTTCCAGTTCCCGTAATGCTGGTCGGAAACAAGAGTGACAAAGCGGTTGAGCGGGCGGTTTCGGCCCAGGAAGGCCAGGCGCTTGCTAAAGACCTAGGATGCGAGTTTGTCGAGGCATCCGCGAAGAACTGCATCAAC CGCATGCAACAGCAAAGACCCCAGGACACTCGCCGGACGACTGGTCTTGGCCAGATGCGTGACTCTGGCCCCGAGTACCCCAGGACATTTCGCCCCGACCGCCCTCGACACCGCGGCGGTATCAAGTGTCAAATCCTGTGA